The proteins below come from a single Ptychodera flava strain L36383 chromosome 6, AS_Pfla_20210202, whole genome shotgun sequence genomic window:
- the LOC139135059 gene encoding acylamino-acid-releasing enzyme-like, with product MATKVEIGDCIKVYRECARPASVVSGRLLKLENTCNLSTQWTQRDLERSENIKFERNHTVLCGHNIIRNDVPVELGSELIRNTSPSGKLTAIIRKVTPKKGDEEKHYLEVWNKTQKVKNIDLLAQEKHGKVYNQDGQFGCLEWSSSEKQLLYVAEKKRPKTASYFETKPKEDGGDETAKKDEPVKGEQFVYQDNWGEQFTSKSHPALCIVDIDSEIVKVLDGLPEDISAGQALWSPDDKGIVFVGWWHEPFRLGIIYCTNRKSAVFHADIESGKCEMLSAEDKSVRSPRFNAAKTRLVYLQSKMGGPHYSCCELMMYNWETKQTSTVVPVVDKPSDADAFPGLFLVNLPQRCWSTDNIRVVLPTVWRSKQELISVNTDTHKVIRLTNDPDIGCWTLIDIYNDCMAATYSSPNRPCTMVLGKLAPNDDAPVNSTWKPFDEEVVQFSDISWEIKTFKPKVDASEPRFAGLDYEAILLRPTEAQNSSTLAPLVVWPHGGPHSVHLAGYNPYPATLCRLGFSVLLVNYRGSVGFGQAGVYSLLGNIGCQDVHDVQNVVDALVADGLADENKLLLCGGSHGGFLVTHLIGQFPGKYKACIARNPVVNIASMIGSTDIPDWCMVENGLEYDFKDLANSKLCESLLTKSPIHHAHKVITPTMIMLGANDARVPPKQGHEFYKAMKSRGVKVRLLVYPEDEHPISKVDAEADAIVNIFKWYSEHLG from the exons ATGGCCACCAAG GTTGAAATCGGAGATTGTATCAAAGTTTACAGAGAATGTGCCAGACCTGCCTCAGTCGTCAGTGGTCGCCTGTTGAAATTGGAAAATACCTGCAACTTGAGCACACAGTGGACACAAAGGGATCTGGAGAGATCTGAAAACATCAAGTTTGAGAGGAACCACACCGTCTTGTGCGGTCATAATATCATCAGAAATGATGTCCCAGTAGAGCTTGGTTCAGA GTTGATACGGAACACCTCCCCGTCTGGCAAACTAACTGCCATTATTCGTAAGGTGACTCCAAAGAAGGGCGACGAAGAGAAGCATTATCTTGAG GTCTGGAACAAAACTCAGAAAGTCAAGAATATTGATCTACTAGCGCAGGAAAAACACGGCAAGGTTTATAATCAGGATG GTCAGTTTGGGTGCTTGGAGTGGTCATCCAGTGAGAAACAGTTGCTCTACGTAGCAGAGAAGAAACGGCCAAAAACGGCCTCCTATTTTGAGACAAAACCAAAGGAAGATGGCGGTGATGAAACTGCGAAGAAAGATGAGCCAGTGAAG GGAGAGCAGTTTGTTTACCAGGATAACTGGGGTGAGCAGTTCACTTCGAAGAGTCATCCAGCACTCTGCATTGTTGATATTGACTCAGAGATTGTGAAGGTCCTTGATGGTTTGCCTGAAGACATCTCAGCCGGGCAG GCTTTATGGAGTCCTGATGACAAAGGCATTGTCTTTGTAGGTTGGTGGCATGAACCTTTCAGACTTGGAATCATCTATTGCACAAACAGGAA GAGTGCAGTTTTCCATGCTGATATAGAAAGTGGCAAATGTG AAATGCTAAGTGCGGAGGACAAATCGGTGAGATCTCCGAGATTCAACGCTGCTAAAACCAGACTGGTGTACCTGCAGAGTAAGATGGGAGGGCCGCATTATTCTTGCTGTGAGTTAATGATG TACAACTGGGAAACCAAGCAAACTTCAACAGTGGTGCCAGTTGTTGACAAACCATCAG ATGCTGATGCATTTCCAGGGCTGTTTCTGGTGAATTTGCCACAACGCTGCTGGTCAACTGATAACATAAGAGTTGTTCTGCCAACAGTGTGGAGAAGCAAACAG GAGTTGATCTCAGTGAATACAGACACTCATAAAGTTATCAGACTGACCAATGACCCTGACATTGGATGTTGGACCCTCATTGATATCTACAATGACTGCATGGCCGCTACTTACAGTTCACCAAATAGACCCTGTACTATG gtaCTGGGCAAGCTGGCACCCAACGACGACGCACCAGTCAACAGCACTTGGAAACCATTCGATGAAGAAGTGGTGCAGTTCAGTGACATCTCGTGGGAAATCAAAACCTTCAAGCCAAAAGTCGATGCCTCGGAGCCAAGATTTG CCGGGCTGGATTATGAAGCAATCCTACTGAGACCGACGGAGGCACAGAATTCATCAACTCTTGCTCCACTGGTAGTGTGGCCACATG GTGGACCTCACAGTGTCCATCTTGCAGGATACAATCCCTACCCAGCCACCTTGTGCAGACTTGGTTTCTCTGTGCTGCTTG TGAACTACCGTGGGTCCGTTGGCTTTGGTCAAGCTGGTGTCTACTCATTGCTCGGCAACATAGGATGTCAAGATGTACACGACGTACAG AATGTAGTCGATGCATTAGTAGCGGATGGATTGGCAGATGAGAACAAGCTGTTGCTATGCGGTGGTTCCCATGGCGGTTTCTTGGTAACACatctgattggtcagtttcCA GGCAAATATAAGGCTTGTATTGCTAGGAATCCAGTTGTTAACATTGCGT CAATGATTGGTTCAACTGATATCCCTGACTG GTGCATGGTTGAAAATGGTTTAGAGTATGACTTCAAAGATTTGGCCAACTCCAAACTCTGTGAATCACTGTTGACAAAGTCACCGATACACCACGCACACAAG GTGATAACACCAACCATGATAATGCTTGGTGCCAACGATGCAAGGGTGCCACCAAAACAAGGTCATGAATTCTACAAAGCCATGAAATCCAGAGGGGTCAAAGTCAG ACTACTTGTGTATCCCGAGGATGAGCATCCGATTTCGAAGGTTGACGCTGAGGCTGACGccattgtcaacattttcaagtgGTACTCTGAACACCTAGGATAA